A single region of the Triticum dicoccoides isolate Atlit2015 ecotype Zavitan chromosome 2B, WEW_v2.0, whole genome shotgun sequence genome encodes:
- the LOC119367692 gene encoding actin-depolymerizing factor 9 — MANSASGLAVHDDCKIKFSDLKARRSFRFIVFKIDEKSMEIKVERLGETSYGYEEFTNSLPADECRYAVYDLDFVTDENCQKSKIFFFSWSPDTARTRSKMLYASSKDRFRREMDGIQCEIQATDPSEMSLDIIKSRAH, encoded by the exons ATG GCGAACTCTGCATCTGGTCTGGCTGTGCATGATGACTGTAAGATCAAGTTCTCAGACCTAAAGGCGAGACGAAGCTTTAGGTTCATCGTGTTCAAGATTGACGAGAAGTCCATGGAAATCAAGGTGGAGAGGCTCGGTGAGACCAGTTACGGCTACGAAGAATTCACAAACAGCCTCCCAGCTGACGAGTGTCGCTACGCAGTCTATGACCTCGACTTCGTAACCGATGAGAACTGCCAGAAGAGCAAGATCTTCTTCTTCTCCTG GTCTCCTGACACGGCAAGAACAAGGAGCAAGATGCTTTATGCGAGCTCCAAGGACAGGTTCAGGAGGGAGATGGACGGCATCCAGTGCGAGATCCAAGCGACCGACCCCAGTGAAATGAGCCTCGACATCATAAAAAGCCGAGCTCACTAA